From the Candidatus Manganitrophaceae bacterium genome, the window CTTTTAATAAAAATATCCCGCTCGTTGTGGTACATGTTTCCAGTGACCATATTCACCGGGTCACCCGAAATCGTTGTGTTGGAATTAATACCGTTGGATGCTGTGGTGGAGTTCGTAAAGGTGGTTGAATTATTGCTAACAGTGCTCGGAGCTGTCGAGTCGGAGTTATAAATAGGCGCGGATCCACCTGTAACCGAGACGGGAGGACCGACGGTGTATCCCCCGTTGTAGCTTCCATCAATAGAAAACCCTGCAGCAGACAATGCCTGGTTTTCCCTAATATATACATAACCCGTCCAATTCTGATATTGGAACAACTGACGAGGGATGGTAACCGTATACCCATTATCAATACGGCCTTTAATACTAGAAATCGCCCCTGTACTGTAATTAAGACCCGTTGGGTTTGTATTCAATGCTGTATTACTGCAACTATTATTGAGTTTACAGCTTTGATCACCGGCCCCCCAATTTGCACTGGTCAATGTTAATACCTCTATATTATTCTCCCTGGCAATCTGTATCCCTTTTACGGCGCTGATTGCATCCAGCCGAGCATTCTCCTGCCAAATATAGTGTTCGTAGGCCGAGGCTGCATAACCGCTAAGTAGGAACGTCTTCCAAACCCCACTACCACTAGTAATGTCAACATTACGAGACTGACCTCCTATAACATCCACCACTAATTCTCCTGGATAGATGGCATAAGGGATGTCAAAGAGGTATTGCACCTTGAGGTCGGAGGAAGTCAATCCAATATGATTGCCGCTTTGCCCCGAACCGCCATCTATTTCGGCTACAATATGTATGGCATCAGCAAAGTGACGCATGTACTTCAAACCAGAAAGATGGAGGAACTCTCCGACAGTCGCGTCTTTATCATCGGGGGTGGTTCGCACAGCGTTAAGCAGTTGTGCTGACCGTTCCTTCAACAATCGATCAGAAGCCTGAAAGGCATACCCTTGTAGCGCATGATATCCTCCCGCTCGGATATTGGTATAAGTCACATAATTGACCTGACTCGTGTTACGAAACTCCTCCAGGGTGATGCTCAGTTTTAATTTTGTAAAATCACCCAACTTGACAGAGGTATGGGCGCCCGTGTCTTGATCCACCCCTTCAACTTTAACGACTGAAACAACATCAATATTGGGCATTGCGCCCAGAAAGTCTTTATCCCATGTGTTATCCCAGGCCGCTTGGTCAGCGGAAGTCGCCGGTTTAAATGAAAGGGTAATCCGCTTTAACACCACATCGGGCATTAACAATGTTACAGTGTCCGAGATAGGAGACTCATAGGCGTTCATTGGAATGATATTGAACTTATAGCGATGGCTGTCAGGGACTTTGGCTGTCTCCGATCCACCCCCCTGTGTCCACGTGCTGAAGCTCTGAACCTTATAGGGCAACGAGGCAGGAAGAATATCGATATTGCTGGGATTCTGCGTTCCGATATAGCCGACATCTTGAATTGTATTGTTGCTGAAGTTGGGACCGATCGTTTTGATTTGGGCTTCTACCTGTTCCTGGTATTTTTCATAAGGTAATGTCTGGGTGCGAGAAGCCATATAACTGCTATAATCGAAGCTTACATTCGTGGCAATGCCGGCCTGGTAAGTCTTGTCTTTAAAACTGGGATCAAGCGGAATCCACCGGCTCCCGGTGATATCCGTCCCTGCGCCTCGATAATTGCTGTAAGGAACACAGGCTTCCACCCAAACATGGATAAAGCGAACCTCCGTAGATGTTGCTGAGCTAATGGGAATTCCTCCCACCGCCAGGATTGAATAAGCAGCATCATAGCTCTTTGCGCCCACCCAGCGTAACCCACGATCATCGTTAAGTACAATTTCCCCTTTTACATAGCGTGCCGGAATATTAGAGACCCTCAAAAGAGCAATAAGCAAGGATGCTTGGTCGGTGGAACTCCCTCCTCCGCTGACCAGGGCTCCCATCGCCCCCTTCAAAGAGCCATAGTAAGGTTCAAATTTGATATTGTTGGAGACATACTGGTAAATCTTAACAGGGGAGTACGCTAATGATTCTGCTAGGGCTTGAATCTCCGGGGTCACCTGAACTTCCGATCCCGCCTGCGAGTTTGTAAGAAGATCCTCATTCGTGTAACTGCAGTTGGTGATAGCGTCAGGAGGGGTAGCCGGAGGGTTAGAAACCAAAAGAGTTTTGCCCCAAAAAGCGTATTGGTCTGCGTATATATTTTCCGGAAAACTCATCGACGAAGCATACTGTGGAGGCGGCGCACCGATAGAGGCGGAGGCGGATGGGAGAGGGAGTACTTTCTCTTGGCGAATTGTAGGTTCTAAATTCTCAGGAGGCACCTGCCGCTCTCTCCCTTTTTCATGGATTTCCCTTATTTCTGACTTCGCCCGAGCTAAAGCATTACCACGTTGTCCCTTGTCTTTGGAAATTCGAACACCTTCTAAGGCTCTGTTCATTCGATCAAAGCGATCTTCGATTTGCTTGAGTAATCCGTCCCAACTTCGGGCCTTGTCGCTTAAACCAAGAGAAATTAACTTAGCACGCCTTTCGCTAAACTGATCCCTAACTTCTTTTCTAATCGCATTAAGCTCTTGGACCTTGCTCTGCAATAACACCCGTTTGGATTCATGGGACACTTCCTGTTTATTAGGATCTCCTCCCTCTTGATCAATTTTCTCAATCTGCTTTAAAAGATCAGATGCTTCATCCAGATGATGACGTAAAACTTCAGGAAGCGGGTTAATTCGATGAGTACGTGGTTCGGTAACAATCTTCTGCACGACCTCATCCGGTATGGGAGCGGGGTCGCTTGGTGCGCCAATTACGAATGCGGGAGAAATAGAGATCCAGATCAATCCCAATACTATGAACTGGATGCTTCTATTTAGAAACCGACTTAATTTCATAAAGACTCCAGAAGTGGATAAACAGATCACGGCCGCGCACACTCGAAGTGACAACACTCGCCAAATGAACCGGCTAACCCTTAAAATCTAATAAGAGGAATGAAAGTACTGAGGAAGAATTAAACTTTTAAACTTGCTCGTTGGGATTACTAAATTTGCCAGCCCATTTCTCTATCAATGCTAGGGCCTAGTTACACTTCAATTCAGTAGAGCAACAAGAAATCAAAAGGTGACGCAATAGCTGCAAAGACCTAAAACCGAGGGGGGGACTTTCTTACTTTGTAAAGTATATTCCTTATTGATGTATAGTATTCTGGTATAAAATCAGAAGGGATAATAACAGGCCATAAAAAATAAGTCAAGTAAAAAATACTAGCGGTGAAACGGCGGGGTAGTTTCAGTGCTGGTTATGACGCGGAAGAGTTTACGGGGGAAGGGAATTTACATTTTCTTGAGAACCAATTCACATTATCTTTCAAATAGTGCATAAAACTTTGTAGATTTATTCGAAATATAAACAAAACTATACCCTCTATGAAATACCAAGTGGCCTCTTCATTAGCCTGATAAGAATCTTCCATCTTAATTTGACCTGAAACAAAGCTCAACGCGTCCGGGAAAATCCAACACTCCCGCATATCCTTCTCGCCGGGCCGCGTTTTCAAAACACGTTTCCCCACATCCCCCTCACCCATCGTGTTGAGCCGTGTATACCGAGCCACGCCTTGTCATACGCCTGTCGGACTTCCGGCTGATAAAGGTGGGCCTGCTAAGGGATCTCCCCGTTGAGAAGAATTTCAAGCCAAAGGAGCCGGCGGCCTCTTGGGTTTGCAAGGGCGGCCTGCAGGGTGGCATCACCCGTGTAGGAAGAAATGATCTGGAGCTTTTCGTCGAACATTTTATCCTTTATGCCAAACTAACATAGAGACACTTCATTTTCAAATCAAATACCGACCAGGACGGATGCGTCCACCTCGATCCAAGCCTAACGATACTCCCTGCTGAGGGTTGCAGGCTCAGGTGCGAAGACATTGTGGAGAAGTAGAAAACATTGGCATTTTCCGGAATAAGGAGCAAGACAGCGTTAATACCACCCCTGCCGCTGTCGCTGCTTCTTCTTAAAAGGATAAATCAACACCATCCCCGCAAGAAAACCGCCGATGTGGGCGAACCAGGCGATGCCGCCCGATTGGCTTCCGAAGATCCCGCTGTAGCCGAAGATGCCGCTGACGAACTGGACGAGAAACCAGATCCCGAGAACGAGCACCGCCGGGATGCGGATCAATTGGATGAAGAAGCCGATCGGGACCAGGGTCAGCACCTTGGCATGCGGAAAGAGGACGAGGTAGGCGCCGAGCACCCCGGAGATCGCGCCGCTCGCGCCGACCATCGGGATGCGGGAGCCGGGGTCGGTCAGCGCGTGGGTGTAGGCGGCGATGACTCCGCAGACGAGATAAAAGAGGATAAAGCGGACATGCCCCATTACATCTTCGATGTTGTTCCCGAAGATCCAGAGGTAGAGCATGTTCCCGGCGAGATGCATGAAGCCGCCGTGGAGAAACATCGAGGTGAGGACGCTGGAGACCGCCACCAGCCCCTGCCGGCCCCCGTCCATTCCATGGACCAGGTTTAACGGAATGGCGCCGTATTGGAAGATAAAATTATCGGCCCCCGCGCCGAGCGAGACCTCATAGAAAAAAACAATAATATTAACGGCCACCAGGGCAACCGTGACGACCGGCGTGGTGTGGGTCAGAAGGTCATCTTTCAACGGGATCATGCGTGCGTCCTCTGCGCGTGAAGGGAGATCGAGATAGAAGATGTAGAAGAATAGACGAGAATCGATTTTATTTCAAGGAGGGAGTATTTTCGCCCGACCGCTTGGCGAGGAGGAGATGGGTCTCCGTTCCGAAGAGGCCGTCTTCTTCCAGCCCCTCTTTCTGCTGAAAGAAGCGGAGGGCGCGCGCGGTCTGCGGTCCCCAGAGCCCGTCGGTCGGTCCGACATAAAGCCCTTCTTTCAGCAACACTTCTTGGATCTTCTGAACGGCCGGATCGGGCCCGCTTCGGCGGAAGGGAAGCGCCAGCCCCGCCAGCCCGCGCCAGAGGACGATCCCGCTCCCCTTCCAGGCGGCGGTCAGCTCCCGGAGGGGAACCCGCTTTCTTCCTTCTAATGGATCGAAGATCAGCGCCTCCTCCCCTTCGAGCTTGATGAGGACCTGATAGTGAAGCCCCGCCTCCTCCC encodes:
- a CDS encoding rhomboid family intramembrane serine protease, with amino-acid sequence MIPLKDDLLTHTTPVVTVALVAVNIIVFFYEVSLGAGADNFIFQYGAIPLNLVHGMDGGRQGLVAVSSVLTSMFLHGGFMHLAGNMLYLWIFGNNIEDVMGHVRFILFYLVCGVIAAYTHALTDPGSRIPMVGASGAISGVLGAYLVLFPHAKVLTLVPIGFFIQLIRIPAVLVLGIWFLVQFVSGIFGYSGIFGSQSGGIAWFAHIGGFLAGMVLIYPFKKKQRQRQGWY